The following are encoded in a window of uncultured Ilyobacter sp. genomic DNA:
- the polA gene encoding DNA polymerase I, which yields MKKAVLLDVSAIMYRAFFAHMNFRTKNEPTGAVFGFTNTLLAIIDEFSPDYIGAAFDVKRSTLRRSEKYKDYKAARKPIPEDLVVQIPKIEELLDCFGIEKFKIDGNEADDVIGALAKKLSAENIEVYIITGDKDLSQLVDGNINIALLGKGEGKERFKILRSEEDVIEQLGVRPNDIPDLFGLIGDTSDGIPGVRKIGAKKALVMLEKYKNLEGIYEHLDELSDLPGIGQGLVKNIEEDRELAFLSRELATIDLDIPVEYNPHKLQHGIDRGKLYELFKNLEFKALIKKMNLKDLELKKEITEDKNENLEKFSLDNVQMSLFGGKAAEELVVERENKIITTEDMFEDMLKKAKIEKIAGIVYGGCGVAVTLKHCNYYLPVSHDFVGAKNISRDLLENFLSSDIDFISYKFKDILNEGYEIRNMHFDVMIAYFLLTAQTKEDIEAVLYSETGEEFPVYKEIFGKEESSKLPLEEYGEFLMKRSEALCEIYQNLKMRIEEEELHDLFYNVEMKLILILSKMEREGIAIDPKYFKKYSLELTKRLEDLKKEIFKISEEEFNLNSPKQLAEILFMKLNIEPVSKTKTGFSTNVDVLETLRDRGEKIAEYILDYRKLTKLQSTYVDALPKLADKNNRLHTTFNQTGAATGRLSSSNPNLQNIPVKSDEGIKIRRGFVSDKGNTLLAIDYSQIELRVLAELSGDETLIKAYADGLDLHDLTAKKIFDISTDVTRSQRTMAKIVNFSIIYGKTPFGLSKELGITQKDAKEYIKRYFAQYPRVKELEEKIIKNAEEKGYVKTYFGRKRSVDGITSKNGNIKKQADRMAVNTVIQGTAADILKKVMIEIDKKIADEKDIKMNLQVHDELIFEVKDESIEKYAEMIKNIMENSIEFKNVKLEANVAHGKNWAEAK from the coding sequence ATGAAAAAAGCTGTGCTTTTGGATGTAAGTGCAATTATGTATAGAGCTTTTTTTGCTCATATGAATTTTAGAACAAAAAATGAGCCCACAGGAGCAGTATTTGGATTTACCAATACGCTTTTGGCAATTATTGATGAATTTTCACCTGATTATATCGGAGCAGCTTTTGACGTAAAAAGGTCAACTCTGAGAAGAAGTGAAAAATACAAAGATTATAAAGCCGCAAGAAAACCTATACCTGAAGATCTTGTTGTACAGATCCCAAAGATAGAGGAACTCTTAGATTGTTTTGGAATAGAAAAATTTAAAATAGATGGCAATGAGGCAGATGATGTCATAGGGGCCCTTGCAAAAAAGCTCTCTGCAGAAAATATAGAAGTCTATATAATAACAGGAGACAAGGATCTTTCTCAGCTTGTTGACGGAAATATAAATATAGCTCTTTTGGGAAAAGGCGAGGGAAAGGAAAGGTTTAAGATTCTCAGAAGTGAAGAGGACGTAATAGAACAACTTGGAGTCAGGCCAAATGATATACCTGATCTATTTGGGCTTATAGGGGATACCAGTGACGGGATTCCAGGTGTTCGTAAAATAGGAGCTAAAAAAGCTCTGGTAATGCTCGAGAAATATAAAAATCTAGAAGGTATATATGAGCATCTCGACGAACTGTCTGACCTACCAGGAATAGGGCAGGGCCTTGTGAAGAATATAGAGGAAGACAGAGAACTGGCATTTCTCAGCAGAGAGCTTGCCACCATAGATTTGGATATACCTGTAGAATATAACCCTCATAAACTCCAGCACGGAATAGATAGAGGAAAGCTTTATGAACTCTTTAAAAATTTGGAATTTAAAGCCCTAATAAAAAAAATGAATCTGAAAGACCTAGAGTTAAAAAAAGAAATTACAGAAGATAAAAATGAAAATTTGGAAAAATTTTCGCTAGACAATGTACAGATGAGTCTTTTTGGCGGGAAAGCTGCTGAAGAGTTGGTTGTTGAGAGAGAAAATAAAATAATTACAACTGAAGATATGTTTGAAGATATGCTGAAAAAGGCAAAGATTGAAAAAATTGCAGGAATTGTCTATGGAGGATGTGGAGTTGCAGTGACTTTGAAACACTGCAACTACTATTTACCTGTGAGTCATGACTTTGTGGGGGCTAAGAATATTAGCAGAGATCTTTTGGAAAATTTTTTATCTTCTGATATAGATTTTATATCATATAAATTTAAGGATATCCTGAATGAAGGATACGAGATAAGAAACATGCATTTTGATGTTATGATAGCTTATTTTCTTCTCACCGCACAGACGAAGGAGGATATAGAGGCAGTTCTTTATAGTGAAACAGGTGAGGAATTTCCTGTTTATAAAGAGATTTTTGGTAAAGAAGAATCTTCAAAACTTCCACTGGAAGAATATGGAGAGTTTTTGATGAAAAGAAGTGAAGCCCTCTGTGAAATATATCAAAATTTGAAAATGAGAATAGAGGAGGAAGAACTACACGACCTTTTTTATAATGTGGAGATGAAACTTATCCTGATTCTTTCTAAGATGGAGAGAGAGGGAATAGCCATAGATCCAAAATATTTTAAAAAATACAGCTTAGAGCTCACTAAAAGACTAGAAGATCTGAAAAAAGAGATTTTTAAAATTTCTGAAGAGGAGTTTAACTTGAACTCGCCTAAACAATTGGCGGAGATACTCTTTATGAAGCTTAATATAGAACCTGTGAGTAAGACGAAAACTGGCTTTTCTACTAATGTAGATGTTCTAGAGACACTCAGAGACAGGGGCGAGAAAATAGCGGAATATATATTGGATTACAGAAAACTTACAAAACTTCAGAGCACCTATGTAGATGCTCTGCCAAAACTTGCAGACAAGAACAACAGGCTTCACACAACTTTTAATCAGACAGGTGCAGCCACAGGGAGGCTTTCATCTTCTAATCCAAACCTTCAAAATATACCTGTGAAAAGTGATGAAGGTATAAAGATAAGACGTGGCTTTGTATCTGATAAAGGGAATACACTTTTGGCCATAGATTATTCTCAAATAGAACTGAGGGTACTAGCGGAACTTTCAGGAGATGAGACACTCATAAAAGCTTATGCAGACGGACTTGACCTTCATGATCTTACAGCTAAAAAAATATTTGATATAAGCACAGATGTAACAAGAAGTCAGAGAACCATGGCAAAAATAGTAAACTTCAGTATTATTTACGGAAAAACGCCCTTTGGACTTTCTAAGGAGCTCGGAATAACTCAAAAAGATGCCAAGGAATATATTAAAAGATATTTTGCTCAGTATCCAAGAGTTAAAGAGCTTGAAGAAAAAATTATAAAAAATGCAGAAGAGAAGGGATATGTAAAAACATATTTTGGGAGAAAGAGATCAGTAGATGGGATTACTTCAAAAAATGGGAACATAAAAAAACAGGCTGACAGAATGGCTGTAAATACAGTTATTCAAGGAACAGCAGCGGATATTTTGAAAAAAGTAATGATAGAAATAGATAAAAAAATCGCAGATGAGAAAGACATAAAAATGAATCTTCAAGTTCATGATGAACTTATTTTTGAAGTTAAAGATGAGAGCATAGAAAAATACGCAGAGATGATAAAAAATATAATGGAGAACAGCATAGAATTCAAAAATGTAAAATTAGAGGCAAATGTTGCCCACGGGAAAAATTGGGCAGAAGCTAAATAA
- the whiA gene encoding DNA-binding protein WhiA, with amino-acid sequence MSYTHMVKEEVLKKEINSPLEKLLEVYSFLKGKKSILKDRIEIKLENREIAERVYEFLRELTQMKIFIKYSVSRRLGEHNVYTITLPKQNGYAEFINKLNKYDNIELADYDEKFKGFLRGLFLSCGYIKSPDKEYAMDFFIDSEEIGEKLYKTLKMKDKRVFKTKKRNKSLIYLRNSEDIMDIMVNVGAITEFFKYEEVTMMRDLKNKTIREINWEVANETKTLDTGKKQIKMIKYIGKKIGLNNLSGVLEEVAFLRLHNPESSLTELAEMVGISKSGIRNRFRRIEQVYNELIEKEKTGEKQE; translated from the coding sequence ATGTCGTATACTCACATGGTTAAAGAGGAGGTATTGAAAAAAGAGATAAATTCTCCTTTGGAAAAACTTTTGGAGGTATATTCTTTTTTAAAAGGGAAAAAATCTATTTTGAAGGATAGAATAGAGATAAAACTTGAGAACAGAGAGATAGCAGAAAGGGTTTATGAATTTTTACGAGAGCTCACCCAGATGAAAATTTTCATAAAATATTCTGTAAGCAGGAGATTGGGTGAGCACAATGTCTATACCATAACTCTTCCTAAACAGAATGGATATGCTGAGTTTATAAATAAACTAAACAAATATGATAATATAGAACTTGCTGATTATGATGAAAAATTCAAAGGTTTTCTGAGGGGGCTTTTTCTAAGCTGTGGATATATAAAATCTCCTGATAAAGAATATGCCATGGATTTTTTTATTGATAGCGAAGAAATTGGAGAAAAACTCTATAAAACTTTGAAAATGAAAGATAAGAGAGTGTTTAAGACAAAAAAAAGAAACAAATCTCTTATATATCTCAGAAATTCTGAAGATATTATGGATATAATGGTTAATGTGGGAGCTATCACAGAGTTTTTCAAGTATGAAGAAGTGACTATGATGAGAGACCTAAAAAACAAAACCATAAGGGAGATTAATTGGGAAGTAGCCAACGAAACTAAGACTCTAGATACTGGAAAAAAACAGATAAAAATGATAAAATACATAGGGAAGAAAATTGGCCTAAATAATCTCAGCGGAGTTCTCGAAGAGGTGGCTTTCCTCAGGCTTCATAATCCTGAAAGCTCTCTTACAGAGCTTGCAGAGATGGTAGGGATATCAAAATCTGGAATAAGAAACAGATTCCGTAGGATAGAGCAGGTTTACAATGAACTGATTGAAAAAGAAAAAACTGGAGAGAAACAAGAGTGA